A region of Candidatus Melainabacteria bacterium RIFOXYA2_FULL_32_9 DNA encodes the following proteins:
- a CDS encoding pyruvate kinase, with protein sequence MEYSTRTKIIATIGPASNTEDKINDLIKAGTKVFRINSSHGTKEEHASSIEIIRKVSKSLDEYIAIILDLQGPKIRVGNLKEPIELKDNQEITIIPSMETDKLDVIPVDYPGIVNDVKKNDRILLDDGKIHLKVLSTSIDSIKANVIHGGTLISRKGVNIPEESINLPAITDKDIDYIKFGIEHDVDYFALSFVRSKADITTAKDYIHKFGGDIPVIAKIEKPQALDNLEDIISASDGIMVARGDLGIEISPEYVPLVQKRLICTANCRRKAVITATQMLESMITQLTPTRAEASDVANAILDGSDAIMLSGETAIGKYPVETVNMMSSIAKDTEKSNIYKHNVSLWGQGEVYEVESQAIATAVVRMLSEIEISAIIAFTRSGFTGRLLSKEKPSVPIIALSDNEKICRRLNLFWGVFPYKMDFGKSFTEETLKNLDKMLIKETFLNAGDKVIITGGLPYLAAGKTNFIRLHQIGAAGIMY encoded by the coding sequence ATGGAATATTCAACAAGAACTAAAATAATTGCAACTATTGGACCTGCTTCTAATACAGAAGATAAAATTAACGATCTTATTAAAGCAGGGACAAAAGTATTTAGAATAAACTCTTCTCACGGTACAAAAGAAGAACATGCCAGCAGTATTGAAATAATCAGGAAAGTTTCTAAATCTCTAGATGAATATATAGCTATAATTCTTGACCTTCAGGGACCTAAAATTAGAGTTGGGAATTTAAAAGAACCAATTGAACTTAAGGATAATCAGGAAATAACTATAATTCCATCTATGGAAACGGATAAACTTGATGTAATTCCTGTTGATTATCCTGGCATAGTAAATGATGTTAAAAAAAATGACAGAATTCTTCTCGACGATGGAAAAATACACCTTAAAGTCCTATCAACCTCAATTGATTCGATAAAAGCCAATGTTATTCATGGCGGAACATTAATCTCTAGAAAAGGGGTAAATATCCCAGAAGAGTCAATAAACTTACCTGCTATCACAGATAAAGATATTGATTACATAAAATTTGGAATAGAACACGATGTTGACTACTTTGCTTTATCTTTTGTCAGATCAAAAGCTGATATAACTACAGCAAAAGATTATATACATAAATTTGGTGGGGATATCCCTGTTATTGCAAAAATAGAAAAGCCTCAAGCCCTTGATAATCTTGAAGATATAATTTCAGCATCAGACGGAATTATGGTCGCAAGGGGCGATTTAGGAATAGAGATATCACCTGAATATGTGCCTTTGGTCCAGAAACGATTAATATGTACAGCAAATTGCAGACGAAAAGCTGTAATTACAGCAACTCAAATGCTTGAATCTATGATAACACAGCTTACTCCAACAAGAGCTGAAGCAAGTGATGTTGCTAATGCTATTCTTGATGGTTCAGATGCAATTATGTTATCAGGTGAAACAGCTATTGGAAAATATCCTGTAGAAACTGTAAATATGATGAGTTCAATAGCAAAAGACACAGAAAAAAGTAATATTTACAAACATAATGTTTCTCTCTGGGGACAAGGAGAAGTTTACGAAGTAGAATCTCAAGCTATTGCAACAGCAGTAGTAAGAATGTTATCAGAAATAGAAATTAGTGCAATTATTGCTTTTACAAGATCAGGTTTTACAGGAAGACTTTTATCAAAAGAAAAACCATCTGTTCCGATAATTGCTTTATCAGATAATGAAAAAATTTGCAGGAGATTAAATCTTTTTTGGGGTGTCTTTCCTTATAAAATGGACTTTGGAAAAAGCTTTACAGAGGAAACACTTAAAAACTTGGATAAAATGCTCATAAAAGAGACCTTTTTAAATGCCGGCGACAAGGTTATTATCACCGGAGGATTACCATATTTAGCTGCAGGTAAAACTAATTTTATAAGACTACATCAAATCGGCGCTGCTGGGATTATGTATTAA
- a CDS encoding sugar ABC transporter permease, with translation MKNKISEISSKDLFWAWLFILPAFIGTLIFIIIPVFGSFGISLTKWNLIGSPKFVGLDNYIELFQNPVFYEVLWNTFYYAFITTIFGIILPLIIAVAIDRKIKGTTFFKTAYFLPFITPMIVVAIVWAWIFDPNYGILNWILGVGDKITWLYDKNFAMPAIILVSIWKNIGYNMVIFLAGLQAIPESVNEAAEIDGAVGVKRFFTITLPMLSPTIFFVSIMTTISSFQVFDLIYLMTEGGPENSTMVMVYWLYKNAFEYFKLGTASAIAYILFMIILVLTLIQWVTRKRWVMNE, from the coding sequence ATTAAAAATAAAATATCGGAAATTTCATCTAAAGATTTATTCTGGGCATGGTTGTTTATTTTACCTGCCTTTATTGGGACTTTGATTTTTATTATTATTCCTGTTTTTGGGTCTTTTGGAATAAGTTTAACAAAATGGAATCTTATTGGAAGCCCGAAATTTGTTGGTTTAGATAATTATATAGAGTTATTTCAGAATCCCGTTTTTTATGAAGTACTCTGGAATACTTTTTATTATGCTTTTATAACAACTATATTTGGAATAATACTTCCTCTTATTATTGCAGTAGCTATTGATAGAAAAATAAAAGGTACAACTTTCTTTAAAACAGCATACTTTTTACCGTTTATTACACCTATGATTGTTGTTGCAATTGTATGGGCATGGATTTTTGATCCTAATTACGGGATTCTAAACTGGATTTTAGGGGTTGGTGACAAGATAACCTGGCTTTATGATAAGAATTTTGCCATGCCGGCTATTATTTTAGTCAGTATCTGGAAAAATATTGGCTATAATATGGTAATTTTCCTTGCAGGTTTGCAGGCAATACCTGAATCTGTAAATGAAGCTGCTGAGATTGATGGAGCGGTTGGGGTAAAGAGATTTTTTACAATAACATTGCCCATGTTGAGTCCGACAATATTCTTTGTTTCAATTATGACAACCATATCTTCTTTTCAAGTCTTTGATTTAATATACCTGATGACAGAAGGTGGGCCTGAAAATTCGACCATGGTAATGGTTTACTGGCTTTATAAAAATGCCTTTGAATATTTTAAATTAGGTACAGCTTCAGCTATAGCGTATATTCTATTTATGATTATACTGGTATTGACTTTAATTCAATGGGTTACAAGAAAAAGATGGGTAATGAATGAGTAA
- a CDS encoding sugar ABC transporter permease translates to MINKLKKLNIKEIIAYLILTIGAVSMLVPFLWMVATSFMGQKQIFSYPPALMPNPFIISNYYNVTKVIPVAQYFFNSAFVAILTTVGQVIIASMAAYAFARLKFKGRDALFLILLATMMIPPQVNIVPLFFVMRELHWINTYQALIVPGLFGGFGIFLLRQWFKGLPADLEDAAKIDGCNPLQTYWKIAMPLALPAIATLGIFTFITTWNSFMWPLIVTNSDTMRTLPVGLAVFKGSFRETTEWGQLMACALIAVIPVVGVFLLGQKYFIKGIMMGGVKE, encoded by the coding sequence ATGATTAATAAACTAAAAAAACTTAATATAAAAGAAATTATTGCATATTTGATACTAACAATTGGTGCGGTGTCAATGCTTGTGCCATTTTTATGGATGGTGGCTACGTCTTTTATGGGACAAAAGCAGATTTTTAGCTATCCACCTGCTTTAATGCCAAATCCATTTATCATAAGCAATTATTATAATGTTACAAAAGTAATCCCTGTTGCTCAATACTTCTTTAATAGTGCTTTTGTTGCGATTTTAACTACTGTAGGACAAGTTATAATTGCCTCTATGGCTGCTTATGCTTTTGCAAGATTAAAATTTAAAGGCAGAGATGCTTTATTCTTAATATTACTTGCTACTATGATGATTCCTCCCCAGGTTAATATCGTCCCATTATTTTTTGTAATGAGAGAATTGCATTGGATAAATACTTATCAGGCTCTTATAGTACCAGGTTTATTTGGTGGTTTTGGGATTTTCCTATTAAGACAGTGGTTTAAAGGTTTACCTGCTGATTTAGAAGATGCAGCGAAAATTGATGGATGCAATCCTCTTCAAACTTACTGGAAAATAGCCATGCCGCTTGCACTTCCTGCCATTGCTACTTTAGGAATTTTTACTTTTATTACTACCTGGAACAGTTTTATGTGGCCATTAATTGTGACTAATTCAGACACAATGAGAACACTGCCAGTTGGACTTGCTGTATTTAAGGGAAGTTTTAGAGAAACAACCGAGTGGGGACAATTGATGGCATGTGCTCTTATTGCTGTAATACCTGTTGTTGGAGTATTTTTACTTGGTCAAAAATACTTTATTAAAGGTATTATGATGGGTGGGGTCAAAGAGTAA
- a CDS encoding Na+ dependent nucleoside transporter domain-containing protein — protein MDRFFGIFGIIAILGIAYLLSNNKKAINWRLVISGLLIQISLAVFILKVPLGQKIFAFLGYVVKKLLDYALEGGEFVFGPLVNVPLVEQTFGPGQGYLFVFQLTISVIFIAVLVSISYHIGLMQRIISVVAKLVHKLMGVSGSEALSNAASAFVGQVEAQIMIKPYVSGMTMSELLASMAGSMACIAGGVMAVYISMGVPAEYLLAASIMAAPGALVVSKIVYPETEESETKGEVKLDIKKTSINLIDAAAHGASDGMKISINVVAMLVGFIALIAMLDAFTGFAGKHLAIIGLSLDFIGLDLQHLGIKDIFGTVFSVFAWLMGVPWNEAHSVGALMGTKMVINEFVAYTDLIPLIKESALSPKSIVIASFALCGFANFSSIAIQIGGIGELAPNRKKDLARLGIKALICGTMASYMSATIAGILN, from the coding sequence GTGGATAGATTTTTTGGAATTTTTGGAATTATCGCAATATTAGGGATTGCTTATCTTTTATCTAATAATAAAAAGGCTATTAACTGGAGATTAGTAATTTCAGGATTATTAATTCAGATATCCCTTGCTGTATTTATTCTTAAAGTTCCTCTTGGTCAAAAAATATTTGCTTTTCTAGGATATGTGGTAAAAAAACTGCTTGATTATGCTTTGGAAGGTGGAGAATTTGTTTTTGGGCCACTAGTTAATGTACCTTTAGTTGAGCAAACTTTTGGACCGGGACAGGGATATTTATTTGTATTTCAGCTGACAATATCAGTGATTTTTATCGCTGTTCTTGTGAGTATTTCTTATCATATAGGTTTAATGCAAAGGATTATTTCCGTTGTAGCTAAACTTGTACACAAATTAATGGGAGTAAGTGGTAGTGAAGCCCTATCAAACGCAGCTAGCGCTTTTGTTGGACAAGTAGAAGCACAGATTATGATTAAACCATATGTATCTGGCATGACTATGTCAGAGTTACTTGCTTCTATGGCAGGAAGCATGGCTTGTATAGCAGGTGGTGTAATGGCTGTTTATATATCTATGGGTGTTCCTGCTGAGTATTTACTTGCCGCTAGTATTATGGCTGCTCCAGGAGCTCTTGTAGTTTCAAAAATTGTTTATCCTGAAACAGAAGAATCTGAAACCAAAGGTGAGGTTAAATTAGATATTAAAAAAACAAGTATCAACTTAATAGATGCGGCAGCTCATGGTGCAAGTGACGGAATGAAAATTTCAATAAACGTGGTTGCAATGTTAGTAGGTTTTATTGCATTAATTGCAATGTTAGATGCTTTTACCGGGTTTGCAGGTAAACATCTGGCAATTATTGGCCTTTCTCTTGATTTTATTGGACTTGATTTACAACATTTGGGTATTAAAGATATTTTTGGTACTGTATTTTCTGTATTTGCATGGTTAATGGGTGTCCCCTGGAATGAAGCACACTCTGTTGGAGCTTTGATGGGTACTAAAATGGTTATAAATGAATTCGTAGCTTATACAGATCTTATTCCTCTTATTAAAGAATCTGCTCTTTCTCCAAAATCTATAGTTATAGCAAGTTTTGCTTTATGCGGATTTGCAAATTTTAGCTCAATTGCAATACAAATTGGTGGTATCGGAGAATTAGCTCCCAATAGAAAGAAAGATTTAGCAAGATTGGGTATAAAAGCTTTAATTTGTGGAACTATGGCTTCTTATATGTCAGCAACCATAGCTGGCATATTAAATTAA
- a CDS encoding protein-export membrane protein SecD: MKNRKFMLLFILGLVAVSIVIILTKPTKLGLDLIGGSRLVLEAQKPANVSKITDEMMNSLQFAIENRVNKLGVAETLVQRVGEDRLLVEIPNISDPQKAKEYLGETAELEFKEQKMGFNGEPTWVSTGLSGKDLSKATVGTDSVGHWTVLLQFNDKGSKKFADLTARLVGKPMAIFFNGELQSAPVIQEPILGGSAQISGGQEGFTIEEVRKNVDLLNAGALPIPAKIIEENSVGPTLGLDSIEKSKIAGMVGLALVMLFMLIYYRVPGIIANIALLIYGLIIFAIFKVVPITLTLAGIAGFILSIGMAVDANILIFERTKEELKAGRTLFTAINAGFDRAFTSIFDSNMTTIITCMILYLLGTSIVKGFALTLAIGVMVSMFTAITVTKNFMHLLFGTGQLKNPGWFGLKKEQIKKMFEVADTDPRKAKLGVLD; the protein is encoded by the coding sequence ATGAAAAATAGAAAATTTATGCTTTTATTCATCTTAGGTCTAGTAGCAGTAAGTATAGTTATTATACTTACAAAGCCAACAAAACTAGGCCTCGATTTGATTGGAGGATCAAGACTTGTTCTTGAAGCCCAAAAGCCTGCTAATGTGAGCAAAATTACTGATGAAATGATGAACAGTCTTCAATTTGCAATTGAAAATAGAGTAAACAAATTAGGGGTTGCAGAAACTCTGGTTCAAAGAGTTGGCGAAGACAGGTTGCTTGTTGAGATACCTAATATTAGTGATCCTCAAAAAGCAAAAGAATACTTAGGAGAAACTGCTGAACTGGAATTTAAAGAACAAAAAATGGGCTTTAATGGTGAACCTACTTGGGTAAGTACAGGTTTATCAGGTAAAGATTTAAGCAAAGCAACTGTTGGTACAGATTCAGTCGGACATTGGACTGTTTTATTACAATTTAATGACAAAGGATCCAAAAAATTTGCTGATTTAACAGCAAGACTTGTTGGAAAACCAATGGCTATATTCTTTAATGGTGAATTACAGTCTGCCCCTGTAATTCAGGAACCTATTTTAGGTGGTAGCGCTCAAATTAGTGGTGGACAAGAAGGTTTTACTATTGAAGAAGTTAGAAAAAATGTTGACCTTTTAAATGCAGGTGCATTGCCAATTCCCGCTAAAATCATTGAAGAAAACTCCGTAGGTCCAACTTTAGGTCTTGACTCTATTGAAAAAAGTAAGATTGCTGGAATGGTAGGTCTTGCTTTAGTTATGTTATTTATGCTTATTTATTACAGAGTCCCAGGTATTATTGCTAACATAGCTTTATTGATTTATGGACTTATAATATTTGCTATATTCAAGGTTGTACCGATTACTTTAACACTAGCAGGTATAGCAGGCTTTATTTTGAGTATTGGTATGGCTGTAGATGCTAATATTCTAATATTTGAGAGAACCAAAGAAGAATTAAAAGCCGGAAGAACTTTATTTACAGCTATAAATGCAGGTTTTGACAGAGCTTTTACAAGTATTTTTGATAGTAATATGACAACGATTATTACTTGTATGATACTTTACCTTTTAGGAACAAGTATTGTAAAAGGTTTTGCTTTAACCCTTGCAATAGGTGTTATGGTTAGTATGTTTACAGCTATTACAGTTACTAAGAACTTTATGCATCTTCTTTTTGGAACCGGACAGCTTAAAAATCCAGGATGGTTTGGTTTAAAGAAAGAACAAATTAAAAAGATGTTTGAAGTTGCAGATACAGATCCAAGAAAAGCAAAATTAGGCGTTCTTGACTAA